Below is a genomic region from Gloeocapsa sp. PCC 73106.
AATTGTAGTTACCCGTACCAATGTGTACGTAGCGATGAATTTCCTGCTTTTCGTGACGCACCACTAAGACAATCTTCGTATGTGTTTTTAAGCCTACTAACCCGTAGACCACGTGAACACCCGCTTGTTCCAATTTACGCGCCCAATTGATATTATTTTCCTCGTCAAAACGAGCTTTTAGTTCTACTAGAGCTACCACCTGTTTCCCATTTTCCGCCGCGGCGATTAAAGCGTTGATAATGGGTGAATCTCCCGAAGTCCGATACAAAGTCATTTTAATCGCTTGAACATCTCGATCTTGAGCAGCTTGCGCGATAAACTTCTCCACCGTAGCGCTAAAAGAATGATAGGGATGGTGAACTAACACATCAGAGTCTCGAATCACGCTAAAGATATCCTCTCCCTCTAGAGGTTGACTATCATCTGGTGAATTTATCTCCTTTAGACGACTAAAACGCGGATGAGTCAACCCACTCCATGGTTCATCTTTTAGTTCCGGTAAAGGTAAAGACATAAAAGAAAATAAATCTTTTAAACCTAACAAGCCATTAATCGAATAGACATCGGTTTCTTTGAGATCGAGATCCTCCATCAGCATCGTGCGAATATTATTGGGAGTAGAAGCATAGATTTCCAATTTCACCGCATCTCTCCCCACACGACGCTTGCGGATTTCTTCTTCAATAGCTATCAGTAAATCGTCAGCTTCTTCTTCTTCCAGACTAATATCCGCGTTACGAGTCACTCGAAAAGGATGACACTCTTGGACATCCATTCCCGGAAACAAAGCCTCCAGATTATGGGCTATAACTTGTTCTAGAGGTACACCCGTCCAGAGAGAGGATTTCCCGTCTTTTTGCTGTTGTCTCAAGCCTGCAGGTAAACTGATAAAGCGAGGTAACACATTAGTTGGAACCTTAATCCGAGCAAATAACTCTTCTTGAGTATCAGGATCTTTAACCACCACAGCCAAATTGAGACTGAGATTAGAAATATAGGGAAAGGGACGACCCGGGTCTACCGCTAGGGGAGTAAGAACAGGAAATATATTTTCTTCAAAATAGTCTTTGAGATAATTGCGCTGTTCTTGAGATAAATCCACGTAGTTAATCAGGTGAACACCATAATTAACTAATTCAGTTCGAAGAGTGTACTCAAAATTTTCACTTTGTTGTTTAACCAGAGGACGTAAGCGTTGACTCAGTTCTTCAAGTTGTTCCCCGGGAGTTCTACCATCTGGAGTCAACTGGGTTACCCCTGCTTCTAATTGTTTTTTCAATCCCGCCACTCTCACCATGAAAAACTCGTCTAAATTAGAGCTAAAGATAGCAGTAAATTTTAGGCGTTCTAATAGTGGAGTCCGGGGATCAAGGGCTTCGTGTAAAACTCTTTGATTAAAATCCAACCAGCTTAGTTCTCGGTTGAAATAGTACTTTGAATCGTCGAGATTCATATTGCTAACAGTAGTTTCAGATATAGTCATAGCTACCTTAATCGCTTTTGACCATTATCCTACCTTGACTTGGAGGTAGATGAGATTATCATCAGGTTAAGAAAATTCATTGAGCCTAAACGTTAAACTTCTTTACATTTCTTATATCTATGCTACTATCTGAATGGTCATTAGGAATAAAATTTTTAATCGAGTGGTGGAGGAAAATCATAAAAAGATGTCAGAAACAGCTAATCAGCAAAATCAGTGGAGAAATCCTCAACCTCTGCGCATTGGTGTGATTGGTGTAGGGAACATGGGACAGCATCACACTCGCGTTTTGAGTTTAATCAAAGATATCGAGTTAGTGGGCGTT
It encodes:
- the ppk1 gene encoding polyphosphate kinase 1, with translation MTISETTVSNMNLDDSKYYFNRELSWLDFNQRVLHEALDPRTPLLERLKFTAIFSSNLDEFFMVRVAGLKKQLEAGVTQLTPDGRTPGEQLEELSQRLRPLVKQQSENFEYTLRTELVNYGVHLINYVDLSQEQRNYLKDYFEENIFPVLTPLAVDPGRPFPYISNLSLNLAVVVKDPDTQEELFARIKVPTNVLPRFISLPAGLRQQQKDGKSSLWTGVPLEQVIAHNLEALFPGMDVQECHPFRVTRNADISLEEEEADDLLIAIEEEIRKRRVGRDAVKLEIYASTPNNIRTMLMEDLDLKETDVYSINGLLGLKDLFSFMSLPLPELKDEPWSGLTHPRFSRLKEINSPDDSQPLEGEDIFSVIRDSDVLVHHPYHSFSATVEKFIAQAAQDRDVQAIKMTLYRTSGDSPIINALIAAAENGKQVVALVELKARFDEENNINWARKLEQAGVHVVYGLVGLKTHTKIVLVVRHEKQEIHRYVHIGTGNYNSKTAKLYTDLGLFSCRDDLGADLTDLFNFLTGYSRQKSYRKLLVAPVSMRDRLVGMIQREIEHCRNGGTGRIIVKVNSLVDAEIIKNLYEASQGGVQIDLIVRGICCLRPGLEGVSENIRVISIIGRFLEHSRIFYFHNGGNEEVYIGSADWMPRNLDRRVEAVTPIEDREVFKDIQEILGIMLSDNRQAWELKSDGTYELRYPQEGEKEQGTHKTLMKIALKLAKTPA